Proteins from a genomic interval of Periophthalmus magnuspinnatus isolate fPerMag1 chromosome 11, fPerMag1.2.pri, whole genome shotgun sequence:
- the c11h18orf21 gene encoding UPF0711 protein C18orf21 homolog — MKTQLDESASNFLIQASLLYKDTCPELSRHLLQGPIEAGGLLKKSRLPVCPFCYQWLQPDNHRVRVRPKQRPTARVQRLLRRQAQGKALSLVQRDLLQRFYKSSSVLMATCHTCNRTSRQKGMGREFIMTLSRTHSTPGSSGKHKTPQSGSRSSTSTPKTGGKDKTPVSTPRTSISSTTPGSGSTSKSPAAKGKNWVVQRLSKILLREDNQGKKKGGLKDFLSSL; from the exons ATGAAGACTCAACTCGACGAAAGCGCGTCCAACTTTCTGATCCAGGCGTCTCTGCTCTATAAAGACACGTGCCCAGAGCTCTCTCGGCACTTACT gCAAGGTCCAATAGAAGCTGGTG GTCTTTTAAAGAAGTCGAGGCTCCCTGTCTGTCCATTCTGTTATCAGTGGCTGCAGCCGGACAACCACAGAGTAAGAGTGCGTCCCAAACAGCGGCCCACGGCCCGGGTGCAGAGGCTCCTGCGTCGACAGGCTCAAGGAAAAGCCCTCAGTCTGGTGCAGAGGGATCTGCTGCAGAGGTTTTACAAGTCCTCCTCAGTCCTG ATGGCCACCTGCCACACCTGCAATAGGACGTCCAGACAAAAAGGAATGGGCAGAGAGTTCATAATGACTCTGTCGAGAACTCACAGCACACCGGGAAGCAGTGGAAAGCACAAGACACCCCAATCAGGGAGCAGATCCAGCACATCCACCCCCAAGACCGGGGGAAAAGACAAAACGCCTGTGAGCACTCCTCG AACCTCCATCTCATCTACCACTCCAGGCTCAGGATCGACTTCCAAGTCTCCAGCTGCGAAGGGCAAAAACTGGGTAGTGCAACGTTTGAGCAAAATACTCCTGCGAGAAGACAACCAAGGCAAAAAGAAAGGCGGGTTGAAAgatttcctctcctctctttga
- the rp9 gene encoding retinitis pigmentosa 9 protein — translation MSDRKRTREKDDRREHKKHKTSKEDLELLQKQTKKLTQEVQKLKHVETFYEKPPPGYIKEHEEKPEDCIPAEPGNEDARQFLAHAPTKGLWMPLGKEVKVMQCWRCKRYGHRTGDRECPFFIKGNQKLEQFRVAHEDPMYDLIRENQRNEKETRIQQLQQLLQDTTSSSSSDSESSSSDKRRSKKKKKKKDKKKDKKKRKRKRKHKSSKSSDSSLSD, via the exons ATGTCTGACAGAAAGCGCACAAGGGAGAAAGATGACAGAAgagaacataaaaaacacaaaacctcaAAGGAGGATTTGGAACTACTACAGAAGCAGACGAAAAAACTTACTCAAGAGGTTCAAAAGCTGAAACATGTGGAGACATT TTATGAAAAGCCACCACCAGGATACATCAAG GAGCATGAAGAGAAGCCAGAGGACTGTATTCCCGCTGAGCCTGGAAATGAGGACGCCAGACAGTTTCTGGCTCACGCTCCCACCAAAGGACTGTGGATGCCTCTGGGGAAAGAGGTCAAAGTGATGCAGT GCTGGAGATGCAAGCGTTATGGTCACAGAACAGGTGACAGAGAGTGCCCTTTCTTCATCAAAGGCAACCAGAAACTAGAGCAGTTTAGAGTG GCTCATGAGGATCCTATGTATGATCTGATACGGGAAAACCAAAGGAACGAAAAAGAAACCAg GATTCAGCAGCTTCAGCAGCTGCTCCAGGACACCACTTCCTCATCATCGTCTGATTCAGAGAGCTCCTCCTCAGATAAGCGTCGCagcaagaagaaaaagaagaagaaagataaGAAGAAGGACAAGAAAAAGCGCAAAAGGAAGCGAAAGCACAAGTCGTCCAAATCCAGCGACAGCTCTCTTTCAGACTGA